In Deinococcota bacterium, the DNA window CTCGTTGAACGAGCGGTCGAACTTGCCGCCCGCGTCGAAGACGATGCCCATGATGTAGTCCTGGGCCGAGGCGAGCCCACCCGCGAGGGCGAGAACCAAGACCAGCAATGACGCTCTTACCATGTTTCCTCCAATGTGTGGCCCACCCTGATGGGGTCCAACAGGTGCTGCCTAGTGGCAAGGACCAGTCTACACGGCGGAAGTATAGCACGGGGTCTTGCCCACGCTCCTGAAGCCAGCAAATCTTCATCAACGGTAGGTAGCAACAAAAAATTCACGAGCGTAAGTATAGTGAAAAAACTCACTAAGGAGCGGTCAACCGCTGCTGCAAGTCGAGATAGCAGACGGGAAAGCAGACGGTATACTGGGCCGTGCCCACTAAGGACGAACAGCGCGCGCGCGAACTCAGGAGCGTCCTCAGGGAGGCCAACTACCGCTACTTCATCCTCCAGGACCCCCGCCTCAGCGACGCCGAGTACGACAGGCTGTTTCACGAACTGATGAGCATCGAGGCCAAGCGTCCCGAGCTCGTGACGCCCGACTCGCCCACCCAGAAGGTCGGCGCGGTGCTTCAGTCGAGCTTCGCTACCGTCAGCCACCCGACGCCCATGATGTCGCTCGATAACGCCTTCAGCCTCGCCGACATCGAGCTTTTCGAGGCCCGGGTGCGGCGCGTCCTGGCCTATGAGGGCAGGGTGGACTACTTCGCCGAGATGAAGATCGACGGCCTCTCCATCAACCTCCTCTACGAGGCCGGCGAGCTCGTCTGGGCGGCGACGCGCGGCAACGGCGTCCAGGGCGAGGACGTGACCGTCAACATGCTGGGCGTAGCGGGCCTGCCCCTCAGGCTCAGCGAGGCGCCGCCGCGGCTCGAGGTCAGGGGCGAGGTCTACCTCTCGCGCCGGGAGTTCGTGCGCATCAACGAGGCGCGCGCGGAGGCGGGCGAGCCGCCCTTTCGCAACCCGCGCAACGCCGCCTCGGGCACCTTGCGCCAGCTCGATGCGCGGGTTGCCGCCGGCCGCAAGCTGCGGCTCTTCGCCTACGGCGTGGGCAGCGCCCGCGAGCTGGGCGTGACGACCCAGGAGGGCATCCTGGCCTGGCTCGCCTCGGCGGGCTTCGCCGTCAACCCGCTCAAGGCCCGCGTCAGCGGTTTGGCGGAGATCGAAGCCATCTATGAGGACTGGACCGCGCGGCGTCAGGCGCTCGACTACGACGCCGACGGCATCGTCTTCAAGGTCGACGAGCTGGCCCTGCAAGACGAGCTCGGCATGACCAGCCGGGCGCCTAGATGGGCCATCGCCTACAAGTTCTTGGCACAGGAGGTGGTCACCACCGTGCTGGGCGTCACCCTGCAGGTCGGCCGCACCGGCAAGATCACCCCGGTGGCCGAGCTCGAGCCCCGGCTCATCGAAGGGACCGAGGTGTCGCGGGCGGTCCTGCACAACCCCAACTTCGTCCGCGACTTGGACCTGCGCATAGGCGACCAGGTGCTCGTCCACAAGGCCGGCGGCATCATCCCCGAGATCCTGCGGGTGATGAGCGAGGCGCGCCCCAAGGGGGTGGCGCCCTTCGCCTTTCCCGAGAGCTGCCCCGACTGCGAAGAGCCCCTCGTCCACGACGGCGCCAACCTCCGCTGTACCAGTCCGGCCTGTCCCGCCCAGCGCCTCGCGCGCCTCAAGCACTTCGCCTCGAGGGCGGCGATGGACATCGTGGGCCTGGCCGAGAAGACGCTGGTTCAGCTCGTCAAGGCCGGCCTGCTCACCTCGCCGCCGGACCTCTACAGCCTCGACAAGGCTAGTCTCGTCGCCCTCGAGCGCATCGGCGAGGTCTCGGCGCAAAACCTCTTGGACAGCCTGGCGAGGAGCAAGGCGCGGCCGCTCGACCGGGTCGTCTTCGCGCTCGGCCTGCCCCACGTCGGCAGCCGTACCGCCCAGTCCTTGGCGAGCGCGGCCGGCTCGCTCTCACGCCTCTCGGGCATGACTGAGAACGAACTCGAAACCCTCCACGACATCGGCAAGACGACCGCGCGGGCGATTCACGAAGCCCTGCGGGTCCCGGCGACCCGCGAGCTCATAGACAGGCTGGTCGCCCTGGGCATCGGTGTGGCGCCCGACCCGGAGAGCGCCGAGCACCGCTTGGCTGGCCTCAGCTTCGTCCTGACCGGCACCTTGAGCCAACCCCGGGACGCGCTCAAGCGCCGGCTCGAGCGCCTGGGCGCCCGCGTCTCCTCGGCGGTGAGCGGCAAGACGAGCTACGTGGTGGCTGGAGAAAGTCCCGGTTCCAAGCTGGCCAAGGCCCAAGCGCTCGGCCTGCGGGTGATCGACGAACAGGCGCTCGAGCGGATGTTGGTGTAGAACAGAACAAATTATTCACGAGCGTAGGTATCGTGAATAAAATCACTAAGGAACGGTCAACTACTGAGCTAGTACTACAACGAGACTTTTACAGAACCTGTTTGAGAGGCTGAAGATAGGGATATGAGCAGAATAATCGAGCCCGTACCCTGTACAGGGATAAGTGTTACTGATGTGGCGGATACCGGGGACATGCTAGAGAGCTACCACGGTCTTTTCAT includes these proteins:
- the ligA gene encoding NAD-dependent DNA ligase LigA codes for the protein MPTKDEQRARELRSVLREANYRYFILQDPRLSDAEYDRLFHELMSIEAKRPELVTPDSPTQKVGAVLQSSFATVSHPTPMMSLDNAFSLADIELFEARVRRVLAYEGRVDYFAEMKIDGLSINLLYEAGELVWAATRGNGVQGEDVTVNMLGVAGLPLRLSEAPPRLEVRGEVYLSRREFVRINEARAEAGEPPFRNPRNAASGTLRQLDARVAAGRKLRLFAYGVGSARELGVTTQEGILAWLASAGFAVNPLKARVSGLAEIEAIYEDWTARRQALDYDADGIVFKVDELALQDELGMTSRAPRWAIAYKFLAQEVVTTVLGVTLQVGRTGKITPVAELEPRLIEGTEVSRAVLHNPNFVRDLDLRIGDQVLVHKAGGIIPEILRVMSEARPKGVAPFAFPESCPDCEEPLVHDGANLRCTSPACPAQRLARLKHFASRAAMDIVGLAEKTLVQLVKAGLLTSPPDLYSLDKASLVALERIGEVSAQNLLDSLARSKARPLDRVVFALGLPHVGSRTAQSLASAAGSLSRLSGMTENELETLHDIGKTTARAIHEALRVPATRELIDRLVALGIGVAPDPESAEHRLAGLSFVLTGTLSQPRDALKRRLERLGARVSSAVSGKTSYVVAGESPGSKLAKAQALGLRVIDEQALERMLV